The nucleotide sequence AATAAGCTTAACGAATGTGTTCacaagctaacgagccgaatattgcgaagcttgagcttgatttgtttatcttaacgagccttattaaatgagctcaaacgagcttttatcaaatcgagtttcgaatagctcacgagcgacttgattcatttacacccctaaagATTACCAATTAAAAGAATATTGAAtaatattaattgataatatttgaAAATCTGAAACTACATAATCAAGCTTCGCAAAATAGAACTATAATTGCACGATTAAAATATAAGAAACTGTGAAACTTACCAAGAGTTATAAAGATTGGTTTGGAAACTTACCAAGAGTTAATATGGTCGACTAACTTTAGGAGatgtttggttgatgagtttggaaatgagggaatggaatgatagtaaaagatagtgtttagaTTATGAGTTTGGGAATAATAATTTGGaaatgatttctagatttatagaaataaacaaaactcatataactaggtgggtttcatttttatttctattCTCATTCCATCTTACTATCAAATTCATATATAGTCATTCCCCTCATTTAATCAAACACCCCCTTAATGTTAATGTATCATGTTTCATTTTGCCTTATAAACCCGAACGTGTAACCACTTGAAAGGGATGTGcgcaagtaaaagaaattttgaGCGAGAACATAACAACTCCCATTTCAATCAAAAATCTCTTTCTTCCACACCCAACAATTAGCAACTCTCAGAGAAAATACCTATCAAAATGATCCATTAATTTGTTCGCTGACACAGACCTCTACTAAGAACAAAATTAAGCTTAATTGTTATCGAATGCAAGAAAATACCAATCAAGATACCACCAACAATCCCCTCACATCGCGTAAGCATTACAAATTTAGCCGCCGAAGCCGTGAATTAAGTAGTCAGATGTCTTGACGTTTAGCCACGGTGACGCGATCTTTGCAGATGATCGCCGTAGGACGTTGAGAAGATCTTAAGGACGCCGCGAGTCTCCTCGTAGATGAGGCCGGATATACGCTTGACGCCGCCCCTCCTCGCTAGGCGGCGGATCGCTGGCTTAGTGATGCCCTGGATGTTGTCGCGGAGGACCTTGCGGTGCCGCTTGGCACCGCCCTTCCCCAACCCTTTGCCTCCCTTCCCGCGGCCCGACATGATCGATCAATATCAAGCTACTCTGCACGATTCGAGGCCAGGATTGAATTGAATGCGCGTGGGAGAACATGATATACAAAGATGCGAGCCGACTTGGTCGTCAGACGGAGAGCGATCCGTGGCACGGAGATAGTGAATCGATTACTGTCCGTCCGATTAGTTAGTTTTGATGTTCATTGGTGGAAAACAGTGGGAGCGGATTGAGCATTCATCTCGTGATCGCTGCTGTACGCGATCTTTACAAATAAATCGAAGGAGGACTTGAGAATCAATTACAGCCTTGCAATCATTAATTATGGTCCTGAATTAATTAGGTGAGGCGAACAATTCTATTCCACGATAATTTATAAGCcatgataaattaataaaaaataataattggaCCGGAGAATTAATACAAATCGACGAGGCACTACCGAGGAGAACTGTCAAATAACAGATTTTGAACGGGTCAACCCGCTTCGACATGGATGAATTGGGTTCGTTTGACAGCACCGACCGAACGATACGGAGACAGACAGAGGTAAGTCCAAGACGGGACCgcgggttaattaaaaattaaaatcatacttGAAATAGAGTTGCGTGTTTGAGTGCAAAATTGAACAATTCCAATATCGACTGCGCAGTACGACCCGTCGAAAAGAACAAAATTTCTTATCGATATCTACCAACCCTCTCGCATTATTGCACATAAAATTCTTGATTCCCACTTCAATGATTCATCTCTGTTCGGCATACCTCTCTGTCTTCGCCATGAAGATCAAGCTTCGCGTTTTTCAGCCGCCAAACTTTTCCCAGCGAAAAGTATCGACAGCCGCCTTTCTCGTCCTCCTTCCCATATCACTCATCGCCCTCATCTTCTTCGTCGTCTACCCTGGCGACCTCAGCCTCCAGTCCCTCTTCGCGCCGCCAAGCGCCTGCTTGCCGAGTTCCCTCGCCAACGTAACGTCGTCGGAGGCGGAGCTCCGCATCCTCCTCGGCGTCCTCACTGTAGCCGACGCCTACCAGCGCCGCGATCTCATCCGCCGCGCCTACCTCCTCCAGCAACCCCGCCTCGCCGCCTCGCGCGTCGACGTTCGCTTCATCCTCTGCCGCCTCACCACCGAGGAGCAGAGGACGTTTGTGGCCATGGAGATCATGCTCTACGACGACGTGATCATCCTCGACTGCGCCGAGAACGTCAACGAGGGGAAGACCTACGATTACCTATCCAGCCTGCCCCGGATCCTGGACGCCGGAGGGCGGCGGCCTCCGTACGACTACGTGGTGAAGACGGACGACGACACCTACTACCTGATCGACAAATTGTCGGAAACGCTGCGGGGACTGCCGCGGGTGGACGTGTACCTCGGGATGCGCGTGCCATGCCGGAGCACAGGGTCGGAGGGCGGGTTCATGTCGGGGATGGGGTACGCGCTGTCATGGGACTTGGTGGAGTGGGTGGCGGCGTCGGAACTGGCGCGGCAGAAGAGATTGGGGCCGGAGGATATCATGGTGGGGGTGTGGCTGAACGAGGGCGGACGGGGAAAGAACCGGATCAATATGATGCCGAGGATGTACGACTACCCGGGTGGGCCGGAAACCTGCTTTCGGCACGGGTTTGTGCCGGATAGCGTCGCCGTGCACAAGCTGAAGGACAACTCCAAGTGGGCGACGACGCTGCAGTACTTCAATGTGACGCAGGGTCTGAAGAAATCGAAGCTTTACTTCATTGACTGAGGGATCtccttatttaattaatatatattcgATTCCTTAATTTTAAAGTCCAGGATTTTCGGCTGTCCGGTAAGACAAATGATTGAAGCAAACGAATTTACCATTATATTCTATGCGAAGATTTATTCTATAATCATTTAATTTGAATggatagaaattaatttttatcgtCAGTCAATATATCAGCGTATTCATGTTAGTTTTGCCCAAAGTAAAATATAGGGTGTATCTgtcaatattttaattaaattggacAATTTTTCTCTGAAATTTCAGAAAGACTGCGATATTGTGGCAAGATTCTTGccatatttttcttcttttcacATTTTATCATTATTTgttatataatgataaaatgacatacttttatTTTTCCCTTTTCAAGAAAACATAATGATCTTCATTGATAATCTCAAAACTATAAGATAAAACGATTTCATTAAACCTTATGtttcattgtcttgacgcttgctttagctcaTATATAGACTCTTTAAGTCTATATATTTTCTCCTCTTGACTTTCAGCAATAAAATATTCTggctgaaccatatagatttctttgtcaagctcaccattaaggaaagcagtttttacatccatttgatataattccaagtcataatgtgccacaaaggccaaaatatcTCGTATTTGACATAAATTTCACTACAGGAGAAAAATCTCTTCAAAGCTCATACCTCCATTTCGATATATCCTTTTACAACCAAACGAGCTTTATATCTATTAATTGATTTATCATATTACCTCCTTATTTTGAGAATCAACTTATTCTCAATAGCCTTTCAGCCCGGAGAAAGATCAACTAAGTCTCAAATATGATTCTTATTGATAGACTCCATCTCTTCATCCATTACAGTTTTCCACTTTTCTTtgactctacatcccaatgcttcttCAATAGACTGAGGTTCATCATCGTCAACTGAGAGTGTcatcaatgtctcattctcaatatcaaagatcttcttaggtttgattttacGAACACTTCTTTGTAAGTTGAGCTTTTGAGAAATCAACTCATGACttggcatatcactcccactcggtcgACTAGACTCATACATCCCTTTTTGACTCATCTCttattgataatatctcatcctcctcaaatagaggaatatTTTTATCAACATTACCTCTGGTTGGGAACTCTGTTTTGAGAAAATTGGCATCTCTCGGATCTATTTTAGAGATGGTTTCATTtaattgctcacctatgaaaatatAACCTTTGGAGGCCTCATGGTATCTAATAAAGATATATTTTTTACCCTTAGgtcctagttttccatacttgtgagaactatcatgaacataagcagctgaacCCCAAGGTCTTAGATTACTTAAATATGATTTTCTacttgtccaacgttcatatggggtagatggaattgactttgaaggtactttgttaagtatataggtcatAGTTAATAatacatctccccaataggagatggGCAAATTAGCCTATGCTATCATAGATCTAATTATTTtaagaaga is from Zingiber officinale cultivar Zhangliang chromosome 7B, Zo_v1.1, whole genome shotgun sequence and encodes:
- the LOC122003519 gene encoding uncharacterized protein LOC122003519 — protein: MIHLCSAYLSVFAMKIKLRVFQPPNFSQRKVSTAAFLVLLPISLIALIFFVVYPGDLSLQSLFAPPSACLPSSLANVTSSEAELRILLGVLTVADAYQRRDLIRRAYLLQQPRLAASRVDVRFILCRLTTEEQRTFVAMEIMLYDDVIILDCAENVNEGKTYDYLSSLPRILDAGGRRPPYDYVVKTDDDTYYLIDKLSETLRGLPRVDVYLGMRVPCRSTGSEGGFMSGMGYALSWDLVEWVAASELARQKRLGPEDIMVGVWLNEGGRGKNRINMMPRMYDYPGGPETCFRHGFVPDSVAVHKLKDNSKWATTLQYFNVTQGLKKSKLYFID